The DNA window ATTTACAATGTCGTAGTGCCAATATTCAAAAAActaatgtttcaaaaaaatgtcaagttCGTACCAGACGTTCCTTACGCACTGATCAAAGACGTGAGATCAAAAGAGAAACTGGACCCCCTAGATGGTATCATCGTCGtagaaaatttggtaaaacAAGGATACAAAGTGGCGCCGGGGAAAACTCTTGATATGGAACATTGTGTCGTTGCAGTGGAACAATTGGGAAGGTACGAAATCGCATCTTTCACATTTAATTCATGTGAAAATgtggataaaaaatactcaatttgaatttttataaaaacatcTACGATTTTTTACAAAGACTTAGCAAAACAATCCCCTGTCTTTTAccattgaaagaaattataattcacCAACCTTTCAAAGGGAAAACAGATTCATATTCATAGCGCATAATCCAACAGCGTCACATTCATTGTTATCGATATCAAACAAGATgcaatgattaaaaaatttgcatttaaCTTTTCACAGATGGCACGCGTTGTCTTTAGCCATGAAAGAGCTAAATTCAGAACAATTTCATCAAGAAGTATTATCTGGATTTGAAGAATCTACCTGGAGCAGGAAATCCGGTGTCCAAGTTCGTGAAACAATAACCATTTGTTTGAAAAGACTTTTCAAGTATGcaaattatccaaaaaattcaaagactTACGAAGCAATGAAGACACTGGAGAGGGAGAACGAGGATCTTTTACAATACGTGGAGAAGCTCATTATGAGTAGCAGAAAGTCAAAATTGAGCGTTTTATGCCACGGTGAATACGCTCAAAGTAATCTGCTCTACAAGTacggtaaaaatgaaacaccGATAAGCGTAATTCCAGTCGATTACCAGCTGACTCGTTTCGCCTCACCAGCTTTCGACTTGTCACACTTCTTTTATCTGAATACCAGTCGcgaaatacaagaaaaatatttcctcgacctaatgaaaaaatatcacgcATCTTTGGTATCGACGATGAGCGAAATTCTGACATACAATAAATCGCCCAAGGATATATCTGCCGTACTTCCATCGCTGGACTCTATTTTAGAAGACTATCACCAGTACGGTGCCTACGGTTTGATTTATGCACTATTTTTTGTCCCATGGATGATGGGTACCGAAGAAGAATTTGTCAACATAAATAAGGCTGGACAATCGGGCAACAGAATGAGCgcagaattttcaaacgctGTATGGGCTATTGGAGGTGAAGCTGGGACAAATGCggtgcttgaaatttttgacacaGCTGTAGCGTTGCACAAAGTAAACATATAACAGATTCACAGAGCAGAAAAAATCCAATTTCTG is part of the Neodiprion virginianus isolate iyNeoVirg1 chromosome 5, iyNeoVirg1.1, whole genome shotgun sequence genome and encodes:
- the LOC124305391 gene encoding uncharacterized protein LOC124305391 → MEEYIRVEVVPEILKYYNKTNSKVDKYELRSLQGELNTFNSCLYGLNLSISGNEDYSFLLKTIVDDLERQKLSESRIQFTNEAHIYNVVVPIFKKLMFQKNVKFVPDVPYALIKDVRSKEKLDPLDGIIVVENLVKQGYKVAPGKTLDMEHCVVAVEQLGRWHALSLAMKELNSEQFHQEVLSGFEESTWSRKSGVQVRETITICLKRLFKYANYPKNSKTYEAMKTLERENEDLLQYVEKLIMSSRKSKLSVLCHGEYAQSNLLYKYGKNETPISVIPVDYQLTRFASPAFDLSHFFYLNTSREIQEKYFLDLMKKYHASLVSTMSEILTYNKSPKDISAVLPSLDSILEDYHQYGAYGLIYALFFVPWMMGTEEEFVNINKAGQSGNRMSAEFSNAVWAIGGEAGTNAVLEIFDTAVALHKVNI